The stretch of DNA ACCGGCGTCATGGCCGACGACGACCGAGACGACTATTCGCTTGGCGAGGTGCTGGAAAACACGATCGTCCATTCCGACAACACCGGATATGCGCTGCTGCTCGACCGCTTTGGCGCAGATGGGTTTGCCGCCTGGGCTGCCGACGCGGCGGTCGAGGTGGATCCGGGCGAATTTGCCGAGGTCAGAGGCTATCCGTTTGTGTCCGCTCGCACGATGGCGCTTTTGTGGGCCGCTTCGGCGGCGCCCGTTTTGCAAGGGACGCCGGATCCGTGGCGGCTTGCTTCGGGGTGGGGCGCCTATGCCGAAGCGGCGTCTTCGCCGCTGGCAGGTTGGCTCGCTTCGACCGACGAGTCGTTCATTGCCGAAGCGCTTGGCGACGGCGCGCTCGTGCTTTCGAAGCCGGGCTATGAAATATCGAGCGACGTGGCCAATGCGTGTTTGAGCGAATGCGGCCTGGTCATTGACGAGAGCGGCCCGTATCTCATCGCGGTCATGACGAATGCCGATTTCGACGACGCGTCTTTTCGCGACAACGAGCCGCTCATGGTCGATCTGGTGCGGGCCTTGGCGGCCTCTCGCCCGAGTTGACGTGCGTAGACGAGGCCTGAGGCCTCCAGGCGCCGCCCTGCAAGCGCAGGGCCGGCGGAAGTGGCCAGCGCTTTCCTAGTGCTTGCGGAAGCCCTTGAAGTGCACGCGGGCCACGGGATTGTTCGCGTCGTCGTTGACGACCACGGTGGCAAAGCAGATGGAGCGGCCGTCTTTGTCCAGGTCGCACGTGGCGATCAGCCGATTGGTTCGCGGCACGCCCACGTGGTCGATGGTGCTTGAAATGGACACGGTGGGCGCCTGTCCGATGTTGGACGCAATGGCGAACGAAAAATCCGCCAGCACGAACGGCACGCCGCCCATGAGCGATCCCATGGCGTTCAGATGGTGCGGCTCGATGTCCATCGACACGCGCGAATGCCCGTGGGACGCCTCTTCGATGCGGGGCCGCAGCGTTTCGTTCGCATAGCGGTCGTTTCGAAACAAGTCGTTGACCTGGTCAAGCGTTGCGTCGTCGGGCAAAGGGCAGGTTGCCATGGCGGATTCCTCTCTGATCGTTGGGTGTGCGGCTCATAATTCTAGCACGTTGCGTTTTGCTCTGCCGACCCGTCTTGCGCACTCCAACTGTGCTGCTTCTTCGAACTTTCGCCGCGTTTTTCAGCCCGTGCGCTATACTTCTCGGTTACATGCGAAGACGAAGCCGGCGCAGCTGCCGCAGCGGTTTTCCAGAGACGGGCCCCTTGGCTGGAAGGGCCCGAAACCCGCAGCCGTGCCTTTCCCTTCCGAGCAGCGCTTTTGAACGCGGATGCCCAGGGCTTGCCGCCTTGGACAAGACGACCGGTAGGAAGCGACGGTGCGCCTCCGTGACCAGGCATAACAAGTGGGCTTGTCCGCAGGGGCAGGCCAACCAAGGTGGTACCGCGAGAGC from Xiamenia xianingshaonis encodes:
- a CDS encoding PaaI family thioesterase, with product MATCPLPDDATLDQVNDLFRNDRYANETLRPRIEEASHGHSRVSMDIEPHHLNAMGSLMGGVPFVLADFSFAIASNIGQAPTVSISSTIDHVGVPRTNRLIATCDLDKDGRSICFATVVVNDDANNPVARVHFKGFRKH